One segment of Danio aesculapii chromosome 3, fDanAes4.1, whole genome shotgun sequence DNA contains the following:
- the foxd7 gene encoding forkhead box D7, which translates to MTLDTDLMDDLVVDVVGEGGKESADEHLSTSALSASDQVHNKDEEDQVPSSICPSSSSKSTSVKPPYSYIALITMAILQSPKKRLTLSEICDFISHRFVYYREKFPAWQNSIRHNLSLNDCFVKMPREPGNPGKGNYWTLDPNSSDMFENGSFLRRRKRFKRQHFKFGVFKDQALQPSGFPNLSYGAYGLSASCAHLPALDVYPYGFHQHIGVPPVGSILPALSTLFSRNSVAAKSFPQSQTVAMEPVTPGLACAMAPTSPYASSAALFNPVGFPRVLNFQYEYQKLQNAHSHVDLSTKHRHLASVND; encoded by the coding sequence ATGACCCTGGACACAGATTTAATGGATGACCTCGTTGTCGACGTGGTTGGAGAAGGTGGCAAAGAGTCTGCAGACGAGCATCTTTCGACTTCGGCTCTCTCTGCATCCGACCAGGTCCATAATAAGGACGAGGAGGACCAGGTCCCATCTTCCATATGTCCGTCAAGTTCGAGCAAAAGCACCTCGGTGAAACCGCCCTATTCATACATTGCTTTGATAACCATGGCCATCCTCCAGAGCCCGAAGAAGCGTCTCACCCTCAGCGAGATATGCGACTTCATCAGCCACCGGTTCGTGTACTACCGAGAGAAGTTCCCGGCCTGGCAGAACTCCATCCGCCACAATCTCTCCTTAAACGACTGCTTCGTGAAAATGCCTCGCGAGCCGGGTAATCCCGGGAAGGGCAATTACTGGACTCTGGATCCCAATTCATCGGATATGTTTGAGAATGGAAGTTTCCTTAGAAGAAGGAAGCGATTTAAACGGCAGCACTTTAAATTTGGCGTGTTCAAAGACCAAGCGCTGCAGCCGAGTGGTTTTCCGAACCTCAGTTACGGCGCGTACGGGCTCAGCGCGTCCTGCGCGCACCTACCAGCTCTAGATGTCTACCCGTATGGCTTCCATCAACACATCGGTGTTCCACCTGTTGGCAGCATTTTACCGGCTCTGTCCACTCTCTTCTCCAGAAACTCTGTGGCAGCCAAATCCTTCCCACAGTCACAAACAGTGGCCATGGAGCCGGTCACCCCTGGCCTAGCCTGCGCAATGGCCCCGACCTCTCCATACGCATCCTCAGCAGCTCTCTTCAATCCCGTGGGCTTCCCCCGGGTGCTCAATTTTCAGTACGAGTACCAGAAGCTGCAAAACGCTCACAGCCACGTGGATTTATCCACTAAACACAGACATCTGGCTAGCGTCAATGACTAG